Proteins encoded in a region of the Ptychodera flava strain L36383 chromosome 4, AS_Pfla_20210202, whole genome shotgun sequence genome:
- the LOC139130730 gene encoding uncharacterized protein yields MAAKEDKSVADIASTSQTSSGTDIIPVVSAGKAKGKMQKPKTADGGTAAILEMLQNISRNQTLQDSKITALCERVDNMQEAFEYVEEGDNSQQVESPAKKQKTSDASESNLNDTGAGTSSGGDKSTDPGLFKDFSDKFIVKEKCDEAVDASLAEIINGLFRQGISDEKMEELLKKHNRPDNCEGLMKVRVNQLVWDIIRADTRSMDSKFQTVQAALVKGSAILVKMVDLLAKQSNTEQSQKMLDLGTDALALLGQTNYLLNMRRRDAMRNDLKHDYGHLCSSSVPFTGDLFGDDVTKRVKDIQEVNKAGSRISTYRGASYGRGSRYRGLRFRGGRGGRGRGVYQRQAPYKGASKNYGSQTAKLQSK; encoded by the coding sequence ATGGCAGCAAAGGAGGATAAAAGTGTGGCGGATATCGCTAGCACTAGTCAGACTAGTAGCGGGACGGATATAATTCCAGTGGTTTCTGCTGGTAAAGCGAAAGGAAAAATGCAGAAGCCAAAAACAGCTGACGGAGgtacggcagccattttggagatgttacaaaatatttcccGCAACCAAACTTTGCAGGACAGTAAGATTACTGCTCTTTGTGAGCGTGTGGATAATATGCAAGAAGCATTTGAATATGTTGAGGAAGGAGATAATTCGCAGCAGGTTGAAAGTCCTGCCAAGAAACAAAAGACTTCAGATGCCTCCGAGTCAAATTTAAATGACACAGGTGCAGGCACGAGCTCTGGAGGTGATAAATCTACTGATCCTGGGCTATTTAAAGACTTTTCCGACAAGTTTATTGTCAAGGAGAAGTGTGACGAGGCAGTTGATGCTAGCCTAGCAGAAATTATTAATGGATTGTTTCGTCAAGGCATTTCAGACGAGAAAATGGAGGAGCTGCTTAAGAAACATAATCGACCGGATAACTGTGAAGGCCTGATGAAAGTGCGGGTTAATCAGTTGGTATGGGACATCATACGTGCTGATACTCGGTCGATGGACTCGAAGTTTCAAACAGTTCAGGCAGCTCTAGTTAAAGGGTCTGCTATTCTAGTAAAGATGGTTGACTTGTTGGCGAAACAGTCAAATACGGAGCAAAGTCAGAAAATGTTGGATCTTGGTACTGATGCATTAGCTTTGCTGGGGCAAACTaattatttgttaaatatgcgCAGACGAGATGCGATGAGAAATGATTTAAAACATGACTATGGACATTTGTGCTCGTCGTCTGTGCCATTTACTGGCGATTTATTTGGCGATGACGTTACAAAGCGGGTGAAGGATATCCAGGAAGTAAACAAGGCTGGCAGTAGGATCAGTACTTACCGTGGAGCTTCATATGGCAGAGGTTCCAGATACAGAGGACTTCGTTTTAGGGGAGGCAGAGGTGGACGAGGACGTGGTGTATACCAGCGTCAGGCACCATATAAAGGAGCTTCAAAAAACTACGGAAGCCAGACTGCGAAGCTGCAGTCGAAGTAA